Within Candidatus Magasanikbacteria bacterium RIFOXYB2_FULL_38_10, the genomic segment AACGCTCATAAAATGATTGCGGCAATCATCGCATAAAAAATCAATCATCTGGGGAGCGCCTTCTTTAATTGAAATACAACCTGGCTCTTTGCAATCTAAAAGACGCAGGGGATTTTTTTGCATTCTTTTTTTACAAGTCTCGCAAATTTTGGAACGATGGGTTTTATAATACTGCACTAATTCATTTTTGTAATTTTCACGACAAACTTGACAGCCCAAACTATTTATTTGAATAGAAGCATTAACACCCATCTCCGCATAAAAATTGTAAGCAATCATTATGATCATGGCATCGGCCACAGGACCGTCTTCTCCTAAAATCTCAAATCCAAATTGATGAAATTGGCGGTAGCGACCAGATTGCGGACGCTCATGTCTAAACATTGGACCCCAATACCAAGCCTTGATAGGTTGGGGTAAATTCCACATACCATGATTTAGAAAGGCGCGCATGATAGAAGCGGTAGCTTCTGGACGTAAAGCCAATTTTTGACCGTCCAAATCTTCAAAAATGTACATTTCTTTTTCTACAATATCTGTTTCTTTGCCGATAGAACGGGAAAAAAGTGTAGCCTCTTCTAAAAGAGGTGTATCTATTTTTTCAAAACCATAGGTTTTGGCCAAAGCACGGACTTTATCAAAAACCAGCCACCAGTAACCTTGATCGGATGGCAAAATATCTTTCATGCCACGCAAGGGTTGCGGAGTCTGAATGGTTTTTTTAATCGGCTCCGCTGTCGCTTCCTTATTATTTTTCTCTACTTTTTTTTCTTTCATATGGATAAAGATTAATTACCGTAAGAAGGGGTGTTAAAAATTTGGGCGCGACTCAAAGGAAGCCCGCGCAAAATAACTCTGCCCACAATTTCGTTTTGATCAATCGGACCAAAAAAACGCGAATCAAAACTGGAATTGCGATTATCTCCCAACACAAAAAAATGATTGGCATCTAAATTATAAATAACATCGGGTTTATTCTGTAATCCGGCGGGCAGATAATTTTCTTTTAAAACCAAGCCGTCCGGATTTTGATCATTATAAATAATTACCTGGCCGTCTTTAATTTTTACTCTTTCGCCAGGCAAGCCAATAATGCGTTTTAAAAAATATTCGCTCCTATTGCCTGGATAATGAAAAACTACAATTTCCCCCCTTTGCGGTGTGCGCAAACGATAGCTTAATTCATCAATGATTAAATATTCCTTATCAAAAAAGTTTGGTTCCATGGAAGCACCTTTGACATAAAAAGGTTTGAACAAAAAATAGCGCACTAAAAAAATTGTCACGATAGCAAAAAAACCCAGTTTGATTATTTCCAGGATAAATAATTTTATGTTGCTTTGAGGAGTAAGGGTTTCTTCTTGCTGTTTTTTAAACCAATTAGCCGGATTAAATCTTTGCCAAAATTTATTCATGTTTTTAATTAGGTAAAAGAAAAATTAGGTGTTTTTTGAGCAGCCTTATTTACTGAAGACATTGTAGTCTAATTTAAGAGAAAAAGCAAGGCCTGATAAATACAGCTTATTTAAGCTAAATTTTCCACTAGATAAAATGTCTG encodes:
- a CDS encoding histidine--tRNA ligase, whose translation is MKDILPSDQGYWWLVFDKVRALAKTYGFEKIDTPLLEEATLFSRSIGKETDIVEKEMYIFEDLDGQKLALRPEATASIMRAFLNHGMWNLPQPIKAWYWGPMFRHERPQSGRYRQFHQFGFEILGEDGPVADAMIIMIAYNFYAEMGVNASIQINSLGCQVCRENYKNELVQYYKTHRSKICETCKKRMQKNPLRLLDCKEPGCISIKEGAPQMIDFLCDDCRNHFMSVLEYLDELGLPYFLNHNLVRGLDYYTRTVFEIYSTGEDEGSQSALGGGGRYDLLSEALGGKPVPACGFAHGVERAVNKIKEAGRIVPETFKAEIFIAQLGEQARRKAFTLFEKFKHSGIKVAEAFCRNSLRAQLEQADKLGARYALIVGQKEVQDGSVIIRDMESGVQETIDVNKAVAEIQKKMLLV
- a CDS encoding signal peptidase I, with amino-acid sequence MNKFWQRFNPANWFKKQQEETLTPQSNIKLFILEIIKLGFFAIVTIFLVRYFLFKPFYVKGASMEPNFFDKEYLIIDELSYRLRTPQRGEIVVFHYPGNRSEYFLKRIIGLPGERVKIKDGQVIIYNDQNPDGLVLKENYLPAGLQNKPDVIYNLDANHFFVLGDNRNSSFDSRFFGPIDQNEIVGRVILRGLPLSRAQIFNTPSYGN